A window of Halobacillus naozhouensis genomic DNA:
GTTAATTGATAAATGGATTCAGCGTAAATAGCGATCGCCTTCACCATATCCTTGATGCGAACGTGCTCATTTTCCTGATGGGCTGTATCAGGACTGTCTTTAAATAAAGCTCCAAAAGCCACACCGGACGAAAGTGATCGGGCATAAGTAGCTCCGCCAATTGACTGGACGTTCTCTTCTTCGTTTGTAGCTCTGTTATAAATAGATAGTAATGTTTGGACATAAGGATGCTTCGCTTCTATATAAAGAGCGGGCAAATGATCGTATAACTCCAAGGTCCCTCCTGTTTCCTTAGCGAACTGTGATAATTTGTTTATAACAGTTTCCCCATCGACCGTGACTGGGTAACGCGTATTGATCCCCACCTGACACTTGTCTCCTTTAACCCAGCTTATGGAGCCGACGTTAAGTGTTAAAGCACCAGAATTATCAGCACATTTTAATCCTATTGTTTCCCCAGAGTAATCATATAACCCGTTGGATAATTTGGTAAGAATTGTGCCCTGCTCTTTTGAAAAAGGAAGTTGTTGCAGATACTCCAGCATAAGAAGGGCAGCATTTTTTCCTTTTTCTGGTCTGCTTCCATGAGCAGAAATACCCTCAATGCTTAAGGTTACTTCTCCATCGTGTTTGTTCATCTTCCCCTTTATTTCTTTCGCTTCCAGAAAAGATTGGAACGACTCACTTAAGCTGGCGGTCGTTTTAACACTGGCCTTCGCTCGGGAAGGAACCATATTAAGGCGACCCCCACTTTCCAGCGTTAATAGCTCAAAATCTTCCCCTTCCCTATCTTGGATAGGGATCGTAACATAAGTATCTATTAATCCTTTTTCTGCATTAATAACCGGGAAAGAAGCATCCGGGGAGAAACCAAATTCGGGCATAGATTCGTGCGTAAAATAATGTTTAATGCCCTGCCAGTCCCTTTCTTCATCCGTTCCAAGGATAAGGCGTACACGCCTATTAGGCTGAAACCCCTGATCCTTTAGAAGTTTCATGGCGATATAAGCAGCCATTATAGGCCCTTTATCATCCTGGGCCCCTCTCCCATAAAGGTTCCCATCTTTTATTACCGGTGAAAAGGGATCAGTGTCCCACCCTTCTTCCGCAGGCACGACATCCAGATGACCGAGAATACCAAGAATTTCTTCCCCCTGGCCAAATTCAATATGACCGGCATGGCTTTCAACATTCTTTGTTTTAAAACCGTCATCCTCAGCTAATTTCAACATAGTTTGAAGAGCTTGATCAATGGGTTCACCATAGGGATATCCCTCGTCTGATTTATAAACACTGGGGATACGGATTAGTTTCATGGTCTTTTCAATAAATTCTGGTTCATATTGCTGGCTTAATAAAGTAAAATTCATAGAGATCCTCCCTTTTTCATAATCTTTTGATAAGTAAAGTCATCACAGACGGCATACAGCTCAGCTTGGGGTGGCAGTTTCTCATCAAGTTTGCGATTAATTGTGAGGTCACTTCTGTCTGCGATCAGCGTTGCTCCTTCATCAATTAACGCTTGAAATGCATCTCGATAGGTACTCCATGAGGAACGAATGGGGATTCGATAAAGATCATCCCCAACGGAACGTCTCAAAAGTTGGTTATAAAGATTTGAAACCCCTTTACTAAAGGCTGATCGCACTGCAAGAGAGGAGATGGTTTCATTTGAAATAATAAATTCATCCACACTAGCATGTTGAAAGTTCTTGATATGTTTTTGTTCCATAACTTCAACAACAGTATGAACATCAGGAGCAACAGATTCAATGGTGGAAGCAATCAAAAGGGTTTTGCCATCGATCACTTGATCGCCTGATAAGCTATCATCTGCAAATATTACAACCGAACGGGCATTGGTTATAGAAGCTTTTTCTAAAATGTAGAGTTCTGAAGCATTTCCTTTTATGTAGTGAATGTTCTCGGTTAATACAGGAGCTTCATCTAGCTCGTCAATTATAATAATTTCTACATTCTTATATGTATCCACCATTTCATTGACGGCAAAGCGTGCTTTTTGTGACCATCCAACAATAATAAAATGATCTTTACCTTTAAACATAATATCACCCTCCACCCGTTTTCTCCTAAATACAGCAAGTATATCAATAATTTTACCTATCACGATTCCGATCAAACCGATTCCGAATACGTATAAAAATATGGCGATACCACGACCAGCAGCGGTTACAGGATAATAATCACCATACCCTACTGTGGTTACGGTCGTCATCACCCACCAGAAACCATCGAAAACAGTAGGAAACGTATCTTTTTCCACATAGACGATAAGAAAAGAGGATAAAATT
This region includes:
- the pepV gene encoding dipeptidase PepV produces the protein MNFTLLSQQYEPEFIEKTMKLIRIPSVYKSDEGYPYGEPIDQALQTMLKLAEDDGFKTKNVESHAGHIEFGQGEEILGILGHLDVVPAEEGWDTDPFSPVIKDGNLYGRGAQDDKGPIMAAYIAMKLLKDQGFQPNRRVRLILGTDEERDWQGIKHYFTHESMPEFGFSPDASFPVINAEKGLIDTYVTIPIQDREGEDFELLTLESGGRLNMVPSRAKASVKTTASLSESFQSFLEAKEIKGKMNKHDGEVTLSIEGISAHGSRPEKGKNAALLMLEYLQQLPFSKEQGTILTKLSNGLYDYSGETIGLKCADNSGALTLNVGSISWVKGDKCQVGINTRYPVTVDGETVINKLSQFAKETGGTLELYDHLPALYIEAKHPYVQTLLSIYNRATNEEENVQSIGGATYARSLSSGVAFGALFKDSPDTAHQENEHVRIKDMVKAIAIYAESIYQLTK
- a CDS encoding potassium channel family protein, whose product is MLILRKIILKMVKVNNYVLFMSSALLVILSSFLIVYVEKDTFPTVFDGFWWVMTTVTTVGYGDYYPVTAAGRGIAIFLYVFGIGLIGIVIGKIIDILAVFRRKRVEGDIMFKGKDHFIIVGWSQKARFAVNEMVDTYKNVEIIIIDELDEAPVLTENIHYIKGNASELYILEKASITNARSVVIFADDSLSGDQVIDGKTLLIASTIESVAPDVHTVVEVMEQKHIKNFQHASVDEFIISNETISSLAVRSAFSKGVSNLYNQLLRRSVGDDLYRIPIRSSWSTYRDAFQALIDEGATLIADRSDLTINRKLDEKLPPQAELYAVCDDFTYQKIMKKGGSL